A section of the Marinoscillum sp. 108 genome encodes:
- a CDS encoding nucleoside triphosphate pyrophosphohydrolase family protein, which yields MDKIDSLNQVSEFHKTFKHPVLETPQIPSAERCALRVSLIQEELNELQQAIQDKDIVEVADALCDIQYVLSGAVLEFGLGDKFVTLFNEVQRSNMSKACVSQEEAQQTVDYYQNEKGTEAYFVEKEGKFLVYRKEDNKTLKSINYSPANLKKIISEG from the coding sequence ATGGATAAAATAGATTCTTTAAATCAGGTTTCAGAATTTCATAAAACGTTTAAACACCCGGTGTTGGAGACACCTCAGATTCCCTCCGCAGAGCGATGCGCTCTCAGGGTGTCCCTTATTCAGGAGGAGCTTAATGAACTGCAACAAGCTATCCAGGATAAGGATATCGTGGAGGTGGCAGATGCACTCTGTGATATCCAATATGTGCTTTCTGGTGCCGTGCTGGAGTTTGGTTTGGGAGATAAATTTGTTACCCTATTCAATGAGGTTCAGCGCTCCAATATGAGCAAAGCGTGCGTGTCTCAGGAAGAGGCGCAGCAAACCGTAGATTACTATCAGAATGAAAAAGGAACAGAAGCGTACTTTGTAGAGAAGGAGGGTAAGTTTTTGGTTTACCGTAAGGAGGACAATAAAACCTTGAAGTCAATTAACTATTCCCCCGCCAATCTCAAAAAAATTATAAGTGAGGGATGA